TACTAGTTTTTaatcttaattaaaaaaaaagtatatagtAATTAAAGTCCAAGCccgtaattttttttaaaagaataatgcatatttaaatattatataccACATAATATATTATTTACTTATTTCATTTAGCAAATGATTGGTTAGGTACCTCTCATTAGTTTTTTAATcatagttaaaagaaaaaaaataaaaattcaaaaaggAAATTGATTGAATACATAATGAATTTCGTATACAAAAGCAAAATGGTCATAtagtaataataaattttaatgcatatatcacattaatcttttgtgttttgtttaaataaacttctatatttttatttatagtaATATTACTTTTAACTTTTATATGTTCTAGTTAAATACTAACTTACAAccctatatttttttataataatatcaaATTGACCATTAAGCTTAATTTTGGTGTAATATTTGAcatttaaaagaaagaaaaatggtaTATACTCTAAATTTTATTATTGAATAAGAAATCAAATTTTCAAGAGTCAAATTAtaagtatatttttatttgaattgGCTCTTCAACTACTTTTCGAGTCCAAATAAGTTGAGCCACAATGCGTCATTTTCGAGCTGTTAGCACACCGtgaaaattaatttaagattTTGGAATTTATAACCAACAAAAAATCAAACGAAAATATTTCGCCGAAAAATAAAATTCTTTGATATATTATAACTCAATCAAAAATTTTGTTTTAATgtacaataatatttaatttataaaaatcaaCCTCATTCAGATCAGACGAACTAAAAAAATCTGGTCTGTGTcactaatatttacaaaaaataacaaaaaagaaaaaatatcagcAGAGATTTTCAGTTTCTAACTCTGACCCAACTCTCTGAAAATGACCAATTGGCTGAATCGCCGGATACCAGTTGCCGGAGGCGATTTTCCGGCGAAGTAAAGcaatttgaagaagaagaagaagagaattcgAACCCATTAAACGAATCAGGAGAAAACTTTGGTGAATTAGGCTCCCAGGTAGGGAAATCCAAAGGGCACCTCGGAGATGATTCTTCCAATATAACAGTGTTATCAGACTCATCATCGCCTCCACAAACGAAGGAGTGATTCAAAAGCATCTCAGCCGTCCATCTCTTCTTCGAATCTTTAATCAAAGACTTTGATAGAAAATCTTTACCTTCTTCTGACAACTCGCTTGGAATCTCTGGAACCTCCTCTCCTCCAATTCGAAGTAACAAAGCCCAAATATTCGGTTCCTGTGTGTAATTCCAGACCGGCTTTCCGGTCACCATCTCGACGACGGCGCAGCCCAGAGCCCAAATATCCGAAGGGCACTCGTACTCATTGTCTTTTACTGACTCAGGAGCCAAATACAGAGGAGTGCCTCTGAGTGTTAACGGCTCTGTTTGGGACGAAGTAGAAATCTCTTTAGCTAATCCAAAATCAGCGATCTTAGCAGTTCCATTATCGAACATGAGAATATTCTGAAGCTTTATATCGCAATGAACA
The genomic region above belongs to Humulus lupulus chromosome 1, drHumLupu1.1, whole genome shotgun sequence and contains:
- the LOC133809889 gene encoding mitogen-activated protein kinase kinase kinase 20-like → MEWVRGEQIGRGSFATISKTKPRKGSPLMAVKSSKAFETLENEKRVLDRIGTCSQIIKCYGVDKSVENGECFHNLLLEYASGGSLSDLVKIHGGRLPEPEIRRHTRSILKGLSFIHSKGFVHCDIKLQNILMFDNGTAKIADFGLAKEISTSSQTEPLTLRGTPLYLAPESVKDNEYECPSDIWALGCAVVEMVTGKPVWNYTQEPNIWALLLRIGGEEVPEIPSELSEEGKDFLSKSLIKDSKKRWTAEMLLNHSFVCGGDDESDNTVILEESSPRCPLDFPTWEPNSPKFSPDSFNGFEFSSSSSSNCFTSPENRLRQLVSGDSANWSFSESWVRVRN